Within the Erpetoichthys calabaricus chromosome 1, fErpCal1.3, whole genome shotgun sequence genome, the region TGGCCAATGTTTTGGCGACACTACCCTGCTGTTTCCCTGTTACATCACAACTGACATATATTTCTTGTGCCTCCATTTCTCATTTACTTTTGAGCTCCTTTTATAATTCTGAGTTTGCTACTTGCCATTGTGCATGtcagtaaaataaattaaccttTTATCAAAATGGAACCTGAAAACTCTTTCCTTATAAGAGTCCAGTAATTAGTGCCAAAATTTTTATCCATTTTCTTGCTTTCGAGTATGAACCCTTGCATGGTTCTGAAGACTTCTTTTGTCAGAGAAACCTTTGCCACATTCGGAACAGGAAtgaggcttctctccagtgtgattTCTTATATGGCAACGAAGAATGCTGCTGGTGGAGAATCGCTTACCACATTTAGAACAGCggtacggcttctctccagtgtgaactcgtGTGTGAGTTAGAAGACTGTCACTGcgagagaattgtttgccacatgcAACACACAAAAAAGACTTCTTTCCGCTgtgaatttttgtgtgtatgctaAAAGTGCTCCTATCAGAAAATTGTTCGCCACATTCATTACAACAATACGGCTTCTCACGAGCATGAATTCTCTTGTGGATTTGGAGGTTCCCACAGGTGGTGAATCCtttgccacattcaaaacaacaatatggcttctctccagtgtgaactcttgtgtgggttttcaaactGCTGCTACTAGAGAATTGCTTCCCACATTCTGAACAACTgtaaggtttttctccagtgtgacgTCTTCTGTGAACCTGAAGAGTGCTACTActtgagaattgtttgccacattctgaacaggagtatggcttctcaccagtgtgaattcTAGTGTGTCTCTGAAATTGTGTGTTCTCAGAGAATCGTTtaccacactcagaacagcaataaggcttcactccagtgtgaattcttgtgtgagtTAGAAGACTGTCACTGcgagagaattgtttgccacattccaaacactgGTACGGCCTCTCCCCATTGTGAATTCTCGTGTGGGTCTGAAGGTCCCATTTTCTAGAaaaatgttttccacattcagaacaatcaTACCGCTTTTGTTTTGTAATCCTCAACTTATCTTTGTCTTTAGGTTTGCAATTAAAACTTTTCCTCTGCTCTTTTAAGACAGACAGGGTTGCTGAATTTGCATTGTGCATCTGTAGCTTATTATTGGTTACACTTTTATGGACCACAACAGGCAGAGGAGTATTCTGGAAAGTGGAGGCTTTCAAACTCTTGGATCTAGATGTTGATTTCTTCATATTCGCAATTTCTGTTGTTGACAAGCTACCATTGCCTTGCTCACCTGTAGAAATACAAATTGTGAAATTAAGAAGTGCTGtaagaaatgtgaaaaagagTCAGTCTTTTTGTCCAGAACAGCTTATTCTTGTTGAACTACACTCAACACATAACCAAATGCAGACTCTCCCTTCCTTTTTGGTTGGTGACAGGTACACTTTAATTCATCTTAACACACTGATTTGAGTACagtgcaaaagaaaaacaaaactgggaAAACATTGAAAAGACAAAATTAGGTGCTTTATATGTGAGCAATTCACCATTACTGTGTTTAAATActaaggggctctgccccctgcctcactttgctcaccaacacCCATGCGGGCGCTACGCGGTAGCCAATTCGCAGCTCTGCCGGTtgtgtatggggaagcagatgtgaAATTTAaactgattgttattttcataggaattgttacatatgcataaaagacctaattattttacattacagggaGTAATTAGACAATGCAATGTAAaattgcctgtgagtgaatatcatttctttctctctaataaataaaccgactttttcagtGTTTGtcactgtgatttgttaattgtcatagcaaaagctattctaacgggaaactgtaaacgttttaatatgaatgacatATCACAATctcttttggtgtctaatgttatcccctgaagatttaatacattacttttcttgttgcctgttaaaattttacatgtcagaattgttcgaccaattttgaatacaactaatcttgtcctattgcatagtccGTCACTGAgacataaatttcgcaataacattacgatacatccttctttcaacagtaactcGGCCAGTGGAAGATgggacagtgttaacagttgtagatattgtgtgatattataagttgatgttttcgACTTCCGCACGaacaccaccaactgtttcagcatagtctattgatatacatttaaccaatttgccgtataaccaatcgacaatttttaCGTAAATTGGTTTGACTTTATCATTtatcggtgctaggattgcccgtgtacttatttcttctgttcataacccttcgtgatgaaattcttcattaagatttggacataataagccttcttttattgggaacttaaagtgggtaaaatttagatttttccaatttcttgaattaaaatcaccaacaaggaacatatgaacatccatccatccattttccaacccgctgaatccgaacacagggtcacaggggtctgctggagccaatcccagccaacacagggcacaaggcagggaaccaatcctgggcagggtgccaacccactgcaggacacacacaaacacacccacacaccaagcacacactagggccaatttagaaccaccaatccacctaacctgcatgtctttggactgtgggaggaaaccggagcgcccggaggaaacccacgcagacacggggagaacatgcaaactccacgcagggaggacccgggaagtgaacccaggtccccagatctcccaactgcgaggcagcagcgctacccactgcgccaccgtgccgcccgaacaTATGAACATTAATAGGAAATCTCAAGGAGTGAGAAGGTGAAATGCACCATTCACTATctaactgatttatttttgttaagcACCTTCCCAAAGTACAAAGTCGTTTTGAATTATATTAACTAGAAACGTAATGGcaaagttatatacagtattcattatACATGCTACTCTAGCTTAGATGGAGGGAAGTAAAAGAGTTTAACACATTTGTACATTGAACACGTGACAGTAAGGAAAGACAGTAAGAAAATCTCAAGGAATGAGAAGGTGAAATACACCATTCACTAtcttattaattcattttgttaagCACCTTTCCAAAGTACAGGGTCATTTTGAATTCCTGTAACGAGAAACTTAATGGCAAAGTTATATACATTATTCATTTTACATGCCCCTCTAGGTAAGATGGAGGGAAGCAAAAGAGTTTAACACATTTGTACATTGAACAAAGACACAGTAATGCCATGAAAACCCCATGGAAAGCACCTTCTGGCTTTTATTCACATCCAGATTAATGCTAGATTTCCAAAGTAAATCAAAAGAAGCTCATTTATTCACCAAAATACAAGGTGAAGGGAGGGTACACATACAAAAAGAACACACTACAAAAAACCTAGCTGTCCTTCTAAGTGTGCCTATATACAGTAGGTCATCAACCTCTCTGCTCAATTACAGGTCTTATTTTTACACCAGCaacggtgcactgcacgttaCACTTGACTTATCATTTCCATactctttttctgtacgtttatcattcgtttgctcagaggttgatgcgcttgctctttcctaagctgctcttcttttctccaccctagcggcccactgcatctcttctttcgttggcatcttttcgttttaaaaccgattaagtcagtgtttgtgttgcaattacttagtacattttatttaatttttcacttaagctggcatttaagtcttcaatctgcctcaagaatgatttaatatacgaagaggcagaggaagtgactgtgaaggtggtagggatgagaacagcgccagTACGCATGCACTGCAAGGCCGCcctgctgcgtgctgctgagagttaattctacaataaaataaaataaggaaggaataaccatggaggtcaatcatcactccaaaAGTGGACAGTaaacatcatgtagtatatgtctaccaaatttcaggtcaaatggtcaaacggtttgcgagctgcaggtgatttaaaatcctggacagacaaacggacagccacggtagcgtattatataagaagatgtttCAGCACAACCAATCAGtactttctcattttcatttgCCTCTTCCTCTCTCCAAAGCTTTGCCTCTTTTACCTTCCTAACAGTGAAACTTTGACTCAGTTTTCTCGCTCTCTCAAGGCATTGGTCCCCAGGCAATAGGTGTCATTGGAACACCACATTAGAATCACTTCTGGTGACAGAGGCAGGTCTGCAAAGTCAAGAAGACACAAAGCTACAGAGCGTACTCCAGAACTCCATGTTCAGACTAAAATGACTTAACTATAGACAGGTCTTGGGTCTCTTGTCCATTTAACTTCATACTTACTACTTTGGAATTGACTtttatttaagaagaaaaaaaaatcagtgtactTCTGCAAAATTACCTGAAAATGTTCAAAGGacagaataaatatatttaaaatcacTTTGACCAGAGAAAAAACCATTCCAAAGCAAAGTCTGCCACAAATTATTGCAATGGTCAGGGAATGGTGGCCCCGTGATGTCTGCCAAGCATTCACTTGATGTCAAAAGGGGTCTCTTCCTGAATATTCTGGTTTTAtattgaaaaaaaggaaaggaagcaCCCATTGGGTAAATCACAGCCTGGAGAGGCGCAGGCTGAGTTGTGATGTTTGTTATTTTATCACTTACCTCCTCCACAACGACTGGAGCCTGCTGCCTTTTCAGAGCGCGTCATGTCAGATAACGAAGACTCCATCTTCACATGGACAGAGTGAGGCTGCAAGGAGGAAGGACTACAGGGACTGAAGCCCAGTTCTGGTACCTCTTCTTTAGGGTTAAAACACTGAGAGTCCAACTCTAATATGAAGCCTTCTTCCTTTATGCTGTTTATAGTTTCATTTTTCTGCCTGTCGGTGATGGCAAATGCTTCAACAGAGCCATCCTTAATCCTTTGAGGCACCCACTTGCTGTCCTCCTCTTTAATGGAAAGACTCTCCTGTTTAACTTGAGTGGATTCCCAGTCACAGTCCTCTTCCTTTAAGCCAACACTTCTTTTTACGGTGGTATATTTAGAGAGGAGACCCCTATGTGGCATGGGATTCTTCTCTATGTCATCACTGCTCCCCTCTTCTAAGCCCCTCTCTAGAGGCTCCTGCACAGGTAAGCACACATCCTCCATATTACACAACTGTCACTGTGAATGGCAGCGTCTGTAGAAAGAGCACAGTCAAAATCAGTAGGGCACCAAGAAGCACTGAACACGTGTCGGCCAACTCCCTTCATCATTGCTTATAGTTTGGTGCCCACTACCCTCGATTCAATCCTCCTGCTCCTCTCTGGACAACCTGCAATATGGAGAACAACACCATGCAGTGttttatacagtggggcaaaaaagtatttagtcagccaccaattgtgcaagttctccctcttaaaaagatgagagaggcctgtaattttcatcatagggatacctcaactatgagagacaaaatgagaaaaaaaaaatccagaaaatcacattgtctgatttttaaagaatttatttgcaaattatggtggaaaataagtatttggtcacctacaaacaagcaagatttctggctctcacagacctgtaacttcttctgtcctccactcgttacctgtattaatggcacctgtttgaactcgttatcaatataaaagacacctacctgtccacaacctcaaacagtcacactccaaactccactatggccaagaccaaagagctgtcaaaggacaccagaaacaaaactgtagacctgcaccaggctgggaagactgaatctgcaataggtaagcagcttggtgtgaagaaatcaactgtgggagcaattattagaaaatggaagatatacaagaccactgataatctccctcaatcTGGGGCTCAACgaaagatctcaccccgtggggtcaaaatgatcacaagaacggtgagcaaaaatcccagaaccacacggggggacctagtgaatgacctgcagagagctgggaccaaagtaacaaaggctaccatcagtaacacactacgccgccagggactcaaattctgcagtgccagacgtgtccccctgcttaaagcctgtacatgtgcaggcccgtctgaagtttgctagagagcatttggatgatccagaagaggaatgaaaccaaaatagaacttttggtaaaaactctactcgtcgtgtttggagaagaaagaatgctacctactgtaaagcatgggggtggaaacatcatgctttggggctgtttttctgcaaagggaccaggacgactgatccgtgtaaaggaaagaatgaatggggtcatgtatcgtcagattttgagtgcaaacctccttccatcagcaagggcattgaagatgaaacgtggctgggtctttcagcatgataatgatcccaaacacaccgcctgggtaatgaaggagtggctttgtaagaagcatttcaaggtcctggagtggcctagccagcctccagatctcaaccccatagaaaatctttggaggaagttgaaagtccgtgttgcccagcgacagccctaaaacatcactgctctagaggagttctgcatggaggaatgggccaaaataccagcaacagtgtgtgaaaaccttgtgaagacttacagaaaatgtttgacctctgtcattgccaacaaagggtatataacaaagtattgagatgaacttttgttattgaccaaatactttttttccaccataatttgcaaataaattctctaaaaatcagacaatgtgattttctggatttttttttctcattttgtctctgatAGTTGacgtatacctatgatgaaaattacaggcctctctcatctttttaagtgggagaccttgcacaattggtggctgactaaatacttttttgccccactgtagatgAGTCCTCACAACTGTGTATACAGCATAGGCACGGtgctacatatataaaatagattattattatcatcatcatcataggaAACATGGCTTATCTTGATTTGTAGTAATACCTCAACAATTTAGAAGCTTTCTTTAACTAATGGAATGGgttgtgttatttaaaaataaaaaaaaaaagtgtttgggtATCTCTCAGGATGAATTTGTAGTAAAAAATATCATAAGACAAATTAATAAACTGCGAGGTCTGGATTTTATATCTTAAAGTAATTAAGCACATTTAGCTAAGTtcactatctctatatataatcttcatttggatcttgatctttgtttgtgggcagcacggtggcgcagtggtagcgctgctgcctcgcagttaggagacctgggttcgcttcccggatcctccctgtgtggagtttgcatgttctccccgtgtctgcgtgggtttcctccgggcgctccagtttcctcccacagtcccaagacattcaggttaggtggattggtgattctaaattggccctagtgtgtgcttggtgtgtgggtgtgtttgtgtgtgtcctgcggtgggttggcaccctgcccgggattggttccctgacttgtgccctgtgttggctgggattggctccggcagacccccgtgaccctgtgttcggattcagcgggttggaaaatggatggatggatctttgtttgtccgcgaatgaattagaagaagaagcactagatggcagtagagagacagctaaaacataggcattgcattaagaatctcctccaggcttatactactgaagactgtagtactccagtcacacctcaaaacactgacattcaaactaaacaaattgttgtgctttaaattaactaatctttatatataatcttcatttggatcttgatctttgtttgtccgcgaattcatgttcccctgataCTGctttggttgttacttttgtttacaaacactgtcaataccactctttgtgttttgatctggcatcgacacctgcttcgttgtcgagactgtgatTTTCTCGGTTTCTAtccaccgtcgttggcagcacttcgtccacatcgaatgttcacccgcttcttggagtcggcagtcataGTATATAAGtgggacacacttctgtgattttccatcagtcggtgtttggagttcaagaaagaaacattggttcttccttactctttggattgccacaaagcaacctgcgagactggagaaaggttgagaagagatcgtgagaggaaacgacagcgtcgtgaaaacgagacggactgtgaacggagagaagcagaatgctcctccaccaccacataattactattccgagtaggccgttcctgtCGAATCAATCTCcaatggttttgttttgtaattttgtttcccttataaaaaatcataatgcagtgcaacgaagggcccagttcacgactagcagccgcgtttaaacagggagcccttcacagacaactttaacacgcgcaacgtagttgtgcgcacatggctagtataatataaaagcGTTTTCAGGAAACTTAGGGCAGCAGACTACAAGCAGACTACATTGGGCTGTCAGCAGgaaactatatatttatttactgtaggaGAAAGGCAGCT harbors:
- the LOC114668165 gene encoding zinc finger protein 271-like; protein product: MEDVCLPVQEPLERGLEEGSSDDIEKNPMPHRGLLSKYTTVKRSVGLKEEDCDWESTQVKQESLSIKEEDSKWVPQRIKDGSVEAFAITDRQKNETINSIKEEGFILELDSQCFNPKEEVPELGFSPCSPSSLQPHSVHVKMESSLSDMTRSEKAAGSSRCGGGEQGNGSLSTTEIANMKKSTSRSKSLKASTFQNTPLPVVVHKSVTNNKLQMHNANSATLSVLKEQRKSFNCKPKDKDKLRITKQKRYDCSECGKHFSRKWDLQTHTRIHNGERPYQCLECGKQFSRSDSLLTHTRIHTGVKPYCCSECGKRFSENTQFQRHTRIHTGEKPYSCSECGKQFSSSSTLQVHRRRHTGEKPYSCSECGKQFSSSSSLKTHTRVHTGEKPYCCFECGKGFTTCGNLQIHKRIHAREKPYCCNECGEQFSDRSTFSIHTKIHSGKKSFLCVACGKQFSRSDSLLTHTRVHTGEKPYRCSKCGKRFSTSSILRCHIRNHTGEKPHSCSECGKGFSDKRSLQNHTHTRTHTGEKPCQCSECGKRFSRSNSLLTHIRIHTGEKPYCCSECGKQFSDKRQFQRHTRIHTGEKPYSCSECGKRFSSSSSLQAHRRRHTGEKPYSCSECGKQFSCSSSLKTHTRIHTGEKPYLCKDCGKQFSDNRPFQRHTRIHTGEKPYSCSECGKRFANSTNLQTHRRIHTGEKPYCCSECGKQFSQLSNFQDHSRIHTGEKPYRCSECGKGFATCGHLQSHKRIHAHEKPYSCNECGKRFSDRSTFNKHIRIHSGKKSFLCVACGKGFFTRSQLQTHTRIHTGEKPYCCSKCGKRFSTSSILRCHIRSHTGEKPHSCSECGKGFSDKRSLQNHARVHTGEQEDK